One Chrysiogenia bacterium DNA window includes the following coding sequences:
- a CDS encoding RlmE family RNA methyltransferase produces the protein MAYQRKDAYYHKAKREGERSRAAYKLEQLEKKFHLFRRGDKVLDIGNFPGGWTQMAARKVGLEGVVIGVDLDPVDPIPEPCVKQIQGDITDPEIIASVREGFGGEDKKVQVVMSDASPKLSGVRDADSARQLALVEAIYETALQMLAPGGHFIAKVFSRATPHELIADAKKRFKRVKQHKPDASRKESSEIYLVCCEFKGEELP, from the coding sequence ATGGCCTACCAGAGAAAAGACGCCTACTACCACAAAGCCAAACGTGAGGGAGAACGCTCTCGCGCGGCCTACAAGCTCGAACAGCTCGAGAAGAAGTTCCACCTGTTCCGGCGCGGCGACAAGGTCCTCGACATCGGCAATTTCCCCGGCGGCTGGACCCAGATGGCCGCCCGCAAGGTGGGGCTCGAAGGCGTCGTCATCGGGGTGGACCTCGATCCGGTCGATCCCATCCCCGAGCCCTGCGTCAAGCAGATCCAGGGCGACATCACCGACCCCGAGATCATCGCAAGCGTGCGCGAGGGCTTTGGCGGCGAGGACAAGAAGGTGCAGGTCGTGATGAGCGACGCCTCACCGAAACTCTCGGGTGTGCGCGATGCCGACTCGGCCCGCCAGCTCGCCCTGGTGGAAGCCATCTACGAAACGGCGCTCCAGATGCTCGCGCCCGGCGGGCACTTCATTGCAAAAGTATTTTCTCGCGCCACTCCTCACGAACTCATCGCAGACGCCAAGAAGCGCTTCAAGCGCGTCAAGCAGCACAAGCCCGACGCCAGCCGCAAGGAAAGCTCCGAGATCTATCTGGTCTGCTGCGAGTTCAAGGGCGAGGAATTGCCCTGA